One genomic window of Streptomonospora nanhaiensis includes the following:
- a CDS encoding DEAD/DEAH box helicase: MAFQGKARRWVQQFQSPEELYLSGTLSRSTAAVDSLWLHQGDVIRVYSENHQNTADLALELPTGTGKTLPGLLIGEWVRRKAEGPVIYATPTKQLARQVAATAEREGVPAALLIGSAKHWDTADEVLVEGAEAIGIATYSAVFNSSPKLPKSRLLILDDAHAGEQFVAHEYGINIRRHADEQVYRSILVALKPFLSKLLIQRLEGEPDPGAHHQVRLILPAVDPTALANLDTALAHLPKPYSYKFAMIRSGLAACFVYLSYSGIQIRPMIPPTYENPVFDRAMQRIYLSATLGSGGELERAFGRPKIVRMPLPTKTAPRSGRRLFVFPELVKGGDAIGVTKRIIGLTDKALVLSQETIANTEAAATALAGDGIPVLGRDDLEQRGLDSFAKAPTGVLGLANRYDGLDLPGSACRIVVLGGKPDAVGLQERFLSERADANAALAERLRTRIVQGAGRCTRGPNDYAVVVVLGSDITKYFSRSANIRALEPDLQAEVEFGWQNSKGFDPDTVIENVETFLEHGVDWREQGEPLVAEFRQEAIKAELPGTDALGKAAALEVEAWQLAFSGDWIGASDKLQKAIPHVGPEATRGYRGLLLYISGAWLHLGAQGETQLARARQLVREAALAVNRGTWLKEMRELPGAEEVPPVPVDMVAVNAIVARLRGRLHRKRINEDLDEMQEALAQDEAPRYERGLTTLGAFLGAEASKPRGQGRCDSAWVWGTAMWMTIEAKSEEQDDGLLPLKDVRQANTQLDQLAVDRGTDHPPAGSPAIIVSDKLSVDPQHAPVANPSVYLASTGSMREIARDVAVVWEDLLTTAVGIASEQAQKQHVRSVMTENGCLPSQVIDRLTQNRIRPSD, translated from the coding sequence ATGGCATTTCAGGGTAAGGCCAGGCGATGGGTTCAGCAGTTCCAGTCACCGGAAGAGCTATACCTCAGCGGGACGCTGTCGCGCAGCACGGCAGCCGTTGATTCGCTGTGGTTGCACCAGGGCGACGTCATCCGTGTTTACTCCGAGAACCACCAGAACACCGCCGACCTGGCTCTCGAACTGCCGACGGGAACCGGAAAGACGTTGCCTGGTTTGCTTATCGGCGAGTGGGTGCGGCGTAAGGCGGAGGGCCCGGTCATCTACGCCACGCCGACCAAACAGCTCGCACGCCAGGTGGCGGCGACTGCCGAGCGTGAAGGAGTTCCTGCCGCTCTCCTTATCGGCAGCGCCAAGCACTGGGATACCGCGGACGAAGTGTTAGTGGAGGGCGCCGAGGCGATCGGAATTGCAACCTACAGCGCGGTTTTCAATAGCAGTCCAAAGCTCCCCAAATCTCGCCTTCTGATTCTCGATGACGCTCATGCTGGTGAGCAGTTCGTGGCCCACGAGTACGGCATAAATATCCGGCGCCACGCGGACGAGCAGGTGTACCGCAGTATTCTTGTTGCACTGAAGCCATTCCTTTCGAAGCTTCTCATTCAGCGACTAGAAGGCGAGCCCGACCCCGGTGCTCACCATCAGGTGCGCCTGATCCTGCCCGCCGTTGACCCGACGGCACTGGCCAATCTCGATACGGCTCTGGCTCACTTGCCCAAACCCTATTCGTACAAGTTTGCCATGATCCGCTCGGGGTTGGCGGCGTGCTTTGTGTATCTGTCGTACAGTGGAATCCAGATACGTCCGATGATCCCGCCGACCTACGAGAATCCCGTATTCGATCGTGCCATGCAGCGTATCTACCTATCGGCGACTCTGGGATCAGGTGGCGAACTGGAGCGAGCCTTCGGTCGGCCTAAAATCGTGCGGATGCCGCTCCCGACCAAGACAGCTCCGCGTTCTGGCCGACGGCTGTTTGTCTTTCCGGAATTGGTTAAGGGCGGGGACGCAATCGGGGTGACCAAGCGGATCATCGGCCTCACGGACAAGGCACTCGTCCTCAGCCAGGAAACGATTGCCAACACCGAGGCGGCGGCCACGGCGCTGGCCGGGGATGGCATCCCGGTTTTGGGGCGTGACGACTTGGAACAGCGGGGTCTGGATAGCTTCGCCAAGGCTCCGACCGGTGTCCTTGGTCTGGCCAACCGCTACGACGGACTCGACCTGCCCGGAAGCGCCTGTCGGATCGTTGTCCTTGGAGGGAAGCCAGATGCTGTCGGGCTCCAGGAGCGGTTTCTCAGCGAGCGGGCCGATGCCAACGCAGCTCTCGCCGAGCGCCTTCGGACCCGCATTGTCCAAGGAGCTGGTCGTTGTACCCGTGGCCCGAACGACTACGCCGTGGTGGTCGTGCTCGGCTCGGATATCACGAAGTATTTCTCTCGGTCTGCGAATATCAGGGCGCTCGAACCGGATCTCCAGGCTGAGGTGGAGTTCGGTTGGCAGAACAGCAAGGGTTTCGACCCCGACACGGTCATCGAGAACGTCGAGACGTTCCTCGAGCACGGCGTGGACTGGCGGGAGCAGGGCGAGCCACTGGTGGCTGAGTTCCGTCAGGAAGCGATTAAGGCCGAGCTTCCAGGCACGGACGCTTTGGGCAAGGCGGCGGCACTGGAGGTGGAGGCGTGGCAGCTGGCATTCAGTGGCGACTGGATCGGTGCGAGCGACAAGCTCCAGAAGGCGATTCCCCACGTTGGCCCGGAGGCGACGCGTGGCTATCGGGGACTGTTGCTCTACATCTCTGGAGCGTGGCTCCATCTTGGGGCTCAAGGCGAGACCCAGCTGGCCCGCGCTCGGCAGCTCGTTCGGGAGGCGGCTCTCGCGGTCAACCGTGGTACCTGGCTCAAGGAGATGCGAGAACTGCCCGGTGCCGAAGAAGTCCCGCCTGTCCCAGTGGACATGGTCGCAGTGAACGCGATCGTGGCCCGCCTGCGCGGTCGGCTGCATCGGAAGCGCATCAACGAAGACCTCGATGAGATGCAGGAGGCGCTCGCCCAGGACGAGGCACCCAGATACGAGCGCGGCCTGACGACGCTGGGGGCATTCCTCGGTGCCGAGGCTTCCAAGCCCAGGGGGCAAGGACGCTGTGATTCGGCCTGGGTGTGGGGCACCGCCATGTGGATGACCATCGAAGCCAAGTCGGAGGAGCAGGACGACGGCCTTCTTCCGCTTAAGGACGTCCGTCAGGCTAATACTCAGCTCGACCAATTGGCAGTGGACCGGGGGACGGACCACCCGCCAGCAGGTAGCCCCGCGATCATCGTTTCGGACAAGTTGTCGGTGGATCCGCAGCATGCGCCAGTGGCGAACCCCAGCGTCTATCTGGCCTCGACAGGGAGCATGCGGGAGATTGCCCGCGACGTCGCCGTGGTCTGGGAAGATCTGCTCACGACTGCCGTCGGCATCGCTTCCGAGCAGGCTCAGAAACAGCACGTGCGCTCGGTCATGACGGAGAACGGCTGCCTGCCAAGCCAGGTGATCGACCGGCTCACTCAGAACCGGATTCGGCCGAGCGACTGA
- a CDS encoding type ISP restriction/modification enzyme, with translation MLEDWLRTLISEFGQQAANKLQGDVGQPEAAIRGPVEKLLTNFGQATGLEVVVHDEADKVQPGARLDFAVRVSGAVTGHVELKKPNENLHPAKFRGHNKKQWERLKDLPNLLYTNGTDWRLYRHGELQASIAFDGDLRTAGADLDSTDLATETFFRTFLKWSPPPITTVNQLVDHVAPLCRLLRDSVMEQLAQEAKARRAGVDEYDLPFTMLAKNWRDLLFPTADDAVFADGYAQTITFAFLLARTEGIDVAGLETYKIAHQLGAGKPHALMSQALKLLASSAVASFTTTIDLLRRVIGAVQWEPIWQQREDAYIHLYESFLSVYDPELRKESGVYYTPVEVVRTMVRLTDDILTTRLDADQGFLSPSVTTIDPAMGTGAYLHTIIDHSAKRAEELEGPGYVGPAITDLAQRLIGFELKMGSYTVAEMRAVDILKKYGAELPAGGVRLHVTDTLDNPFTAETTVLPDLVALAKSHKAANKIKADTPVTVVIGNPPYRERAQGQGGWVESGSENTGERTPLDRFRKEGNGRLENKLKNLYVYFWAWATWKVFDAHPQDQHGVVTFITTSGYLKGPGFKGMRRYLRTNCSEGWIIDVSPEGMRPDVPTRVFPGVQQPLAIAMFVRRTDNDPQMPADIHYTKVTGRREDKYAQLGAISLDSDTWHKVRTGWEDPFVPAAESAWDDYPALENLFCWSSPGFTPNRNWVTSPSPQTLKRRWDTLTNEADEKRKAALFKETQSTSLTSTRQPLPGQPTRRGELRTETKPCPEPKQIAYRCFDRQWLIPDARLIDRPRRDLWSASQQEDQVFINEQHMHTIEGGPGLAFTVLIPDVHHFNGRGGRVFPLLHPDGSPNVAPGLLAQLEQNFGLPVTGHDLVAYIAAVTAHPDFTARFAEELVTPGIRIPITADPELWSTACDVGRELVWAATYGEIFADPSQGRPRGKIAFALEDPRRPKNVTPIGVNLPQKLAYLPIGDGIGHVQVGEGEFGPVTDRMWSYEVGGINVIEKWFSYRKSEPGGKKTSPLDDVHVSTWPKEWISEFNELLTLLRRVTDLESVQADLLGKILASPIVAAEELTAAGVKFPQAVKDRKPRYGLSPADPNFDQGMIL, from the coding sequence TTGCTAGAAGACTGGCTGCGCACGCTCATCTCCGAATTCGGCCAGCAGGCCGCCAACAAGCTTCAAGGCGACGTTGGCCAGCCAGAGGCAGCCATCCGCGGCCCGGTGGAAAAGCTGTTGACCAACTTCGGGCAGGCCACGGGACTGGAGGTCGTCGTTCATGACGAGGCCGACAAGGTCCAGCCTGGGGCCCGTCTGGACTTCGCGGTCCGGGTCTCGGGTGCGGTCACCGGCCACGTCGAGCTGAAGAAGCCCAACGAGAACCTCCACCCCGCCAAGTTCAGGGGCCACAACAAGAAGCAGTGGGAGCGGCTGAAGGACCTTCCGAACCTGCTGTATACCAACGGCACCGACTGGCGGCTCTATCGGCACGGGGAACTGCAGGCCAGCATCGCTTTCGACGGCGATCTCCGCACCGCCGGAGCCGATCTGGACAGTACCGATCTGGCCACCGAGACCTTCTTCCGCACCTTCCTGAAGTGGTCCCCGCCCCCGATCACGACCGTCAACCAACTTGTCGACCACGTGGCGCCACTGTGCCGCCTCCTGCGCGACTCGGTCATGGAACAGCTCGCCCAAGAGGCAAAGGCTCGCAGGGCCGGAGTCGATGAGTACGACCTGCCGTTCACCATGCTCGCCAAGAACTGGCGGGACCTGCTGTTCCCCACCGCCGATGACGCTGTCTTCGCCGACGGCTACGCCCAAACGATCACGTTCGCGTTCCTACTGGCCCGCACCGAAGGCATCGACGTCGCCGGCCTGGAGACCTACAAGATCGCCCACCAGCTCGGGGCGGGCAAACCTCACGCCCTGATGTCTCAAGCGCTTAAACTGCTGGCCAGCAGTGCCGTCGCCTCGTTCACCACCACCATCGACCTGCTGCGCCGGGTGATCGGTGCCGTGCAGTGGGAGCCGATCTGGCAGCAGCGCGAGGACGCCTACATCCACCTGTATGAGTCGTTCTTGTCAGTCTATGACCCCGAACTGCGCAAGGAGTCGGGCGTTTACTACACACCGGTGGAGGTCGTGCGCACGATGGTGCGCTTGACCGACGACATTCTTACGACCCGCCTGGATGCCGACCAGGGCTTCCTGTCTCCCTCGGTGACCACGATTGACCCGGCGATGGGGACGGGCGCCTATCTACACACCATCATCGATCACTCCGCCAAGCGCGCTGAGGAACTTGAAGGGCCCGGGTATGTGGGGCCGGCCATCACCGACCTCGCCCAGCGGTTGATCGGTTTTGAGTTGAAAATGGGATCTTACACCGTAGCTGAGATGCGCGCGGTCGACATTCTCAAGAAGTACGGAGCCGAACTGCCCGCGGGTGGTGTCCGTCTGCACGTGACCGACACCTTGGACAATCCCTTCACTGCCGAAACCACAGTTCTGCCCGACTTGGTGGCCCTGGCCAAATCCCACAAGGCCGCCAACAAGATCAAGGCGGATACCCCCGTCACCGTGGTGATCGGTAATCCCCCCTACCGAGAGCGGGCCCAAGGTCAAGGCGGGTGGGTGGAGTCCGGCTCTGAGAACACCGGGGAACGCACTCCGCTGGATCGGTTCCGCAAGGAAGGCAACGGGCGCCTGGAGAACAAGCTTAAAAACCTTTACGTCTATTTCTGGGCCTGGGCGACGTGGAAGGTCTTTGACGCCCACCCCCAAGACCAGCACGGAGTGGTCACTTTCATCACCACCAGTGGCTACCTGAAAGGGCCCGGGTTCAAAGGCATGCGGCGCTACCTGCGCACCAACTGCTCAGAAGGCTGGATCATCGACGTCAGCCCCGAAGGCATGCGACCTGATGTGCCCACCCGTGTGTTCCCGGGTGTACAGCAGCCGTTGGCCATCGCGATGTTCGTCCGGAGGACTGACAACGATCCGCAGATGCCGGCTGATATCCACTACACGAAGGTCACAGGGCGGCGGGAAGACAAATACGCCCAACTGGGCGCCATCTCCCTCGACAGCGACACCTGGCACAAGGTCCGGACAGGATGGGAGGACCCCTTCGTGCCGGCCGCCGAGTCGGCCTGGGACGACTACCCCGCGTTGGAGAACCTTTTCTGCTGGTCCAGTCCTGGGTTCACCCCCAACCGCAACTGGGTCACATCTCCTTCCCCGCAGACGCTCAAAAGGCGTTGGGACACGCTGACCAACGAAGCCGATGAGAAGCGCAAGGCAGCACTCTTTAAGGAAACCCAAAGCACGAGCCTCACGAGTACCCGACAACCGCTCCCTGGGCAGCCCACGAGGAGAGGGGAGCTCCGCACCGAGACGAAGCCGTGTCCAGAGCCCAAGCAGATCGCCTACCGCTGCTTCGATCGCCAGTGGCTCATTCCCGACGCCCGCCTGATCGATCGCCCGCGCCGGGACCTGTGGTCCGCCAGCCAACAAGAGGATCAAGTCTTCATCAACGAGCAGCACATGCATACGATCGAAGGCGGGCCGGGGCTGGCCTTCACCGTCCTAATTCCCGACGTCCACCACTTCAATGGACGCGGTGGTCGCGTCTTCCCGCTGTTGCATCCTGACGGTTCGCCCAACGTGGCTCCCGGCCTGCTCGCCCAGCTCGAACAAAATTTTGGGCTCCCTGTGACGGGCCACGACCTCGTTGCTTACATCGCTGCGGTAACCGCCCACCCGGACTTCACCGCGCGGTTCGCCGAGGAACTGGTCACCCCCGGAATCCGGATACCGATCACTGCCGATCCCGAGCTTTGGAGCACAGCGTGCGACGTCGGACGCGAACTTGTCTGGGCGGCCACCTACGGCGAAATTTTCGCTGACCCGTCGCAAGGACGTCCCCGGGGCAAAATCGCATTCGCTCTTGAAGACCCGAGACGACCGAAAAACGTGACTCCCATCGGCGTCAATCTACCTCAAAAGCTCGCATACCTGCCGATTGGAGATGGAATCGGTCATGTCCAGGTGGGTGAAGGTGAGTTCGGTCCGGTCACCGACCGAATGTGGTCATATGAAGTCGGCGGTATAAATGTCATCGAAAAGTGGTTTTCCTACCGGAAATCCGAACCAGGTGGAAAGAAGACCAGTCCTCTCGACGATGTCCATGTCTCCACATGGCCGAAGGAATGGATTTCCGAGTTTAACGAGCTCCTAACATTGCTAAGACGGGTTACCGATCTCGAGTCCGTTCAAGCAGACCTTCTTGGTAAAATTCTGGCAAGTCCTATCGTGGCAGCAGAAGAGTTGACCGCAGCCGGTGTGAAGTTCCCTCAGGCGGTAAAGGACCGCAAACCTCGTTACGGCCTGTCACCTGCCGATCCCAACTTCGACCAAGGAATGATTCTCTAG
- the cas3 gene encoding CRISPR-associated helicase Cas3': protein MDLFGHSANSAGQRHRLDDHLRGTERRARRYGSRFAAAEVAGYLGRVHDVGKGTCAWQDGLLRAEATGSRVGIPHKHAGTLLAHRAGLGRLAGVVFGHHGGLVSRACLREELRAAQSEHAASVQEAIDRVAAVVPEILDGPGLPGWVHGAYAQDDLVLDVLVRMVFSAVVDADRLDTAEHLNGLPRPDHPVAASDLAERFEAARQELLAARPPSPVDADRDYVYAQALAAAQGPQGFYRLPAPTGSGKTIAAGAFGLHHARRHGLARVIVAVPFMTVTEQNAGVYRGLLETGGGAPMVLEHHSGVDFDAPGAPGGRWARLAAENWDAPFVVTTTVRLFEALFDRRPEAMRRLHRLAGSVIVLDEVQSLPDAMLVPILSMLRTLTEFFGVTVLLSSATQPAFFDLAPLKEVAARDVIAEPKPLYERLARVSYTWWSDPAPTVEELARTVAQRPSVLTVCNTTAQAQRIHELVAAHRPQDRGPVLHLSTRMVARHRKDTIEEVIELNRTQSEVAVISTQLVEAGVDLDFPEVYRAYATAEAMQQAAGRCNRSGRLERGRVVIFHLAAPDGTGASGGGEFVYGAALGATRLFFGPGRARPDDPEVLHAYYTERFKQTNVEGRDTAALIQQARREGDFPRVAELFEMIPETTVPVVYVPERYDHDRERIADILHRLRNGAASAHLLRDLRPYMATLPRGYATGKAAGLMVPVVGDLYEWIGDYDEHRGIEIADTKEYVF, encoded by the coding sequence ATGGACCTCTTCGGGCACAGCGCCAACAGCGCTGGCCAGCGCCACCGGCTTGACGACCACCTGCGTGGTACCGAGCGCCGGGCCCGCCGCTATGGTTCGCGTTTCGCGGCTGCTGAGGTGGCCGGCTACCTCGGGCGGGTCCATGACGTCGGCAAGGGCACTTGCGCCTGGCAGGACGGGCTGCTGCGGGCCGAGGCCACCGGGTCCCGCGTCGGGATCCCGCACAAGCACGCCGGCACCCTCCTTGCCCACCGGGCTGGGCTGGGCCGGCTGGCCGGGGTGGTGTTCGGCCACCACGGGGGCCTGGTCTCGCGCGCCTGCCTGCGTGAGGAGCTGCGCGCCGCCCAGAGCGAGCACGCCGCCTCGGTGCAGGAGGCCATCGACCGGGTGGCAGCGGTGGTGCCCGAGATCCTTGACGGGCCCGGGTTGCCCGGGTGGGTGCACGGCGCCTACGCCCAGGACGACCTGGTGCTGGATGTGCTGGTGCGCATGGTCTTCTCCGCGGTGGTCGACGCCGACCGGCTGGACACCGCCGAACATCTGAACGGCCTGCCCCGCCCCGACCACCCGGTCGCCGCCTCCGACCTGGCAGAGCGGTTTGAGGCGGCCCGCCAGGAACTGCTGGCCGCCCGGCCGCCCTCGCCGGTGGACGCCGACCGCGACTACGTCTATGCCCAAGCGCTCGCGGCGGCTCAAGGGCCGCAGGGCTTCTACCGCCTGCCCGCGCCCACCGGGTCGGGCAAGACGATCGCCGCCGGGGCCTTCGGCCTGCACCACGCCCGCCGCCACGGCCTGGCCCGGGTGATCGTGGCGGTGCCGTTCATGACCGTGACCGAGCAGAACGCCGGCGTCTACCGCGGCCTGCTGGAGACCGGCGGCGGGGCGCCGATGGTGCTGGAGCACCACAGCGGTGTGGACTTCGACGCCCCGGGCGCGCCCGGGGGCCGGTGGGCCCGGCTCGCCGCGGAGAACTGGGACGCCCCCTTCGTGGTGACCACCACCGTGCGGCTGTTCGAGGCGCTGTTCGACCGCCGCCCCGAGGCGATGCGGCGGCTGCACCGCCTGGCGGGGTCGGTCATCGTGCTCGATGAGGTGCAGTCGCTGCCTGACGCGATGCTGGTGCCGATCCTGTCGATGCTGCGCACGCTCACCGAGTTCTTCGGGGTCACGGTGCTGCTGTCCTCGGCCACCCAGCCGGCGTTCTTCGACCTGGCGCCGCTGAAGGAGGTGGCGGCCCGCGATGTGATCGCCGAGCCCAAGCCGCTGTATGAGCGCCTGGCGCGGGTCTCCTACACCTGGTGGAGCGACCCCGCGCCCACCGTTGAGGAACTGGCCCGCACCGTGGCGCAGCGGCCCTCGGTGCTGACGGTGTGCAACACCACCGCCCAGGCCCAGCGCATCCACGAACTGGTCGCCGCCCACCGCCCGCAGGATCGGGGGCCGGTGCTGCACCTGTCCACGCGCATGGTCGCCCGCCACCGCAAGGACACCATCGAGGAGGTCATCGAACTCAACCGGACCCAGAGCGAGGTGGCCGTCATCAGCACCCAACTGGTGGAGGCCGGGGTCGATCTGGACTTTCCCGAGGTGTACCGCGCCTATGCCACCGCCGAGGCCATGCAGCAGGCCGCGGGCCGGTGCAACCGCTCAGGCCGCCTGGAACGCGGCCGGGTGGTGATCTTCCATCTGGCCGCCCCGGACGGCACGGGCGCCTCGGGCGGCGGGGAGTTCGTCTACGGCGCCGCGCTGGGCGCCACCCGCCTGTTCTTCGGCCCCGGCAGAGCCCGGCCCGATGACCCCGAGGTGCTGCACGCCTACTACACCGAGCGGTTCAAGCAGACCAACGTCGAGGGCCGCGACACCGCCGCGCTGATCCAGCAGGCCCGCCGCGAGGGCGACTTCCCCCGGGTGGCCGAACTGTTCGAGATGATCCCCGAAACCACCGTGCCCGTGGTGTACGTGCCCGAGCGCTACGACCACGACCGCGAACGCATCGCCGACATCCTGCACCGGTTGCGCAACGGCGCCGCGAGCGCGCACCTGCTGCGCGACCTGCGCCCCTACATGGCCACCCTGCCCCGCGGCTATGCCACCGGCAAGGCCGCCGGGCTCATGGTCCCCGTGGTCGGCGACCTCTATGAGTGGATCGGCGACTACGACGAACACCGCGGCATCGAGATCGCCGACACCAAGGAGTACGTGTTTTGA
- the cas5c gene encoding type I-C CRISPR-associated protein Cas5c — translation MTAPPPAPAPPLAVEVEGPFACFTRPEFKTERVSYPVMTPSAATGLLEAIFWKPEFSYRIDRIEVLNPIAWFTVRRNEVDQTVSADWVRRAMADPTQRFDAEAHRDQRSMTGLRDVAYRIHAHIVLRPHADAHPAKYRDQFRRRVERGACFSQPFLGTREFSASFAKPSQRPPIAASADFGAMLHSIDYSGARETYRWFHASMVEGVVAVPEHGAELPGAATVRTGGRG, via the coding sequence TTGACCGCCCCGCCCCCCGCCCCTGCGCCGCCTCTGGCGGTGGAGGTGGAAGGCCCCTTCGCCTGCTTCACCCGGCCGGAGTTCAAGACCGAGCGGGTGAGCTACCCCGTCATGACCCCCTCGGCGGCCACCGGCCTGCTGGAGGCCATCTTCTGGAAGCCGGAGTTCTCCTACCGCATCGACCGCATCGAGGTGCTCAACCCCATCGCCTGGTTCACCGTGCGCCGCAACGAGGTCGACCAGACCGTCTCGGCCGATTGGGTGCGTCGCGCCATGGCCGACCCGACGCAGCGGTTCGACGCCGAGGCCCACCGCGACCAGCGCAGCATGACCGGGCTGCGCGATGTGGCCTACCGCATCCACGCCCACATCGTGCTGCGCCCCCACGCCGACGCCCACCCGGCCAAGTACCGCGACCAGTTCCGCCGCCGCGTGGAGCGCGGCGCCTGCTTCTCCCAGCCGTTCCTGGGCACCCGCGAGTTCTCCGCCTCTTTCGCCAAGCCCTCCCAGCGGCCCCCCATCGCCGCCAGCGCCGACTTCGGCGCGATGCTGCACAGCATCGACTACAGCGGCGCCCGCGAGACCTACCGCTGGTTCCACGCGTCCATGGTCGAGGGGGTGGTGGCGGTGCCCGAGCACGGTGCCGAACTGCCCGGCGCCGCCACGGTGCGCACCGGCGGGCGGGGGTGA
- the cas8c gene encoding type I-C CRISPR-associated protein Cas8c/Csd1 yields MLLKALADHAPHVADLPPAHYRPRTVRWCLTIDTHGRPQGTDEQGRPVLSDLADADRRAGVVLNAPYVYRSGAKPPPTLLVDTLEYVLGVPKGESEKAVQEALRRNTAYIDLLSVWAERAGGDEAARAVRVFFTRGLHRATVLPEGAKPSDLVALSVVGHPWPHLAPAAQQTWRATVAARKSGRAGTGRCLSCNQDRPLLDSLPEPVKAGLIPVPIGRGRDAQLVSVNTSAQGRGGRIQLADIPLCEACGAGSTAVLNALLANPSHRYRMPDSVLVWWLKEPLDLGLMDTLLNAEPSDVAAVFAELERPRRGSGAAGVEANRFYAATLAANQSRVVVREWIDIALPQALERVAAWFGDHQIADWRGDQPRPVPVWLLARCLGRGTATAQGWRYTKDSEPDDAHRRLLHAALHHTAPPLALLSHLNQRIGADGRVDHPRAALLRLFYNRAFATDNERVPPVLDENRTDPAYVAGRLFAVLESLQYRALRDPDTGQGPNSTIADKVLSSAKSTPRARMEPLLDKSQAHLRRLRTSGAPKDRAAHHAYFRTICELHDLLEHPLPEVLDQQGQSLFSLGYYQQHSHDQRQRRTHANANANGEGTDQEDQP; encoded by the coding sequence GTGCTGCTCAAAGCCCTGGCCGACCACGCCCCCCACGTCGCCGATCTGCCGCCGGCCCACTACCGGCCCCGCACCGTGCGCTGGTGCCTGACCATCGACACCCACGGCCGCCCCCAGGGCACCGACGAGCAGGGGCGGCCGGTGCTGAGCGACCTGGCCGACGCCGACCGCCGCGCCGGTGTGGTCCTCAACGCCCCCTACGTCTACCGCTCCGGCGCCAAGCCCCCGCCCACCCTGCTGGTCGACACCCTCGAATACGTCCTGGGCGTGCCCAAGGGGGAGTCCGAAAAAGCCGTCCAGGAGGCGCTGCGGCGCAACACCGCCTACATCGACCTGCTGTCGGTCTGGGCCGAGCGCGCCGGGGGCGATGAGGCAGCGCGCGCGGTGCGCGTCTTCTTCACCCGCGGCCTGCACCGCGCCACCGTCCTGCCGGAGGGGGCCAAGCCCTCCGACCTGGTCGCCCTCAGCGTGGTCGGCCACCCCTGGCCCCACCTGGCCCCCGCCGCCCAGCAGACGTGGCGGGCCACGGTGGCCGCCCGCAAGAGCGGCCGGGCCGGAACCGGCCGGTGCCTGTCCTGCAACCAGGACCGGCCCCTGCTGGACTCCCTGCCCGAACCCGTCAAAGCCGGCCTGATCCCCGTGCCCATCGGTCGCGGCCGCGACGCCCAACTGGTGTCGGTCAACACCTCCGCCCAAGGGCGCGGCGGGCGCATCCAACTCGCCGACATCCCGCTGTGCGAGGCGTGCGGGGCCGGCTCCACCGCCGTGCTCAACGCCCTGCTGGCCAACCCCTCCCACCGCTACCGCATGCCCGACTCGGTGCTGGTGTGGTGGCTCAAGGAACCCCTGGACCTGGGGCTGATGGACACCCTGCTCAACGCAGAGCCCTCCGACGTCGCCGCGGTCTTCGCCGAACTTGAGCGTCCGCGCCGGGGCAGCGGCGCCGCCGGGGTGGAGGCCAACCGGTTCTACGCCGCCACCCTGGCCGCCAACCAGAGCCGGGTGGTGGTGCGCGAGTGGATCGACATCGCTTTGCCCCAGGCGCTGGAACGCGTCGCCGCCTGGTTCGGCGACCACCAGATCGCCGACTGGCGCGGCGACCAGCCCCGCCCGGTGCCGGTGTGGCTGCTGGCGCGCTGCCTGGGACGCGGCACGGCCACCGCCCAGGGGTGGCGCTACACCAAGGACAGCGAGCCCGACGACGCCCACCGCCGCCTGCTGCACGCCGCCCTGCACCACACGGCGCCGCCGCTGGCGTTGCTGAGCCACCTCAACCAGCGCATCGGCGCCGACGGCCGCGTCGACCACCCCCGCGCCGCCCTGCTGCGCCTGTTCTACAACCGCGCCTTCGCCACCGACAACGAAAGGGTGCCCCCGGTGCTCGACGAGAATCGGACCGACCCGGCCTATGTGGCCGGGCGCCTGTTCGCGGTCCTGGAGTCCTTGCAGTACCGCGCCCTGCGCGACCCCGACACCGGGCAGGGGCCCAACAGCACCATCGCCGACAAGGTGCTGTCCTCGGCCAAGTCCACTCCCCGCGCCCGCATGGAACCCCTCCTGGACAAGTCCCAGGCCCATCTGCGGCGCCTGCGCACCAGCGGCGCCCCCAAGGACCGCGCCGCCCACCACGCCTACTTCCGCACCATCTGCGAACTGCACGACCTGCTGGAGCACCCCCTGCCCGAGGTCTTGGACCAGCAGGGACAGTCCCTGTTCAGCCTGGGCTACTACCAGCAGCACTCCCACGACCAGCGCCAGCGCCGCACCCACGCCAACGCCAACGCCAACGGCGAGGGCACCGACCAGGAGGACCAGCCGTGA